The following proteins are co-located in the Larimichthys crocea isolate SSNF chromosome XXIV, L_crocea_2.0, whole genome shotgun sequence genome:
- the gskip gene encoding GSK3-beta interaction protein — protein MEIDCQPEESIVSSFDEDCVVLGDVKDMRLEAEAVVNDVLFAVSEMHVSQSLNSASDVAYINVETREGNRYCLELTEAGLRVVGYAFDQVNEDLSTQYHETVYSLLDTLSPGYREAFGNALLQRLERLKQNGQ, from the exons ATGGAGATAGACTGCCAGCCCGAGGAGTCCATCGTCTCTTCATTTGATGAGGACTGTGTTGTGCTCGGTGACGTCAAGGACATGAGATTGGAGGCAGAAGCAGTCGTCAATGACGTACTTTTTGCCGTCTCTGAAATGCATGTGTCACAAAGTCTCAACAGTGCGTCAGACGTGGCCTACATAAATGTGGAAACGAGAGAGGGAAACCGGTATTGTCTGGAGCTCACAGAGGCAGGACTGAGG GTGGTGGGCTATGCCTTCGATCAAGTCAACGAGGATTTGAGTACCCAGTATCATGAGACTGTTTACTCACTTCTGGACACACTGAGTCCAGGTTACAGAGAAGCGTTTGGGAACGCTTTGCTCCAGCGGCTGGAGAGACTGAAGCAAAACGGACAATAA
- the LOC104921370 gene encoding NPC intracellular cholesterol transporter 2, protein MDVRTGFVVLFCLIGLTCADPVKFKDCGSSSGKVSMVDITPCASQPCELHKGQSYSVNVTFNSGVVSQTSTAVVHGVIAGVPIPFPIPIEDGCKSGIQCPIQMKQQYHYLNSLPVKSEYPSIKLVVKWELKDDNKNDLFCINFPVQIVS, encoded by the exons ATGGATGTCCGGACTGGTTTCGTTGTTTTGTTCTGCCTGATTGGACTCACCTGTGCGGATCCAGTGAAGTTCAAAGACTGCG GGTCCTCAAGTGGCAAAGTGAGCATGGTGGACATTACCCCTTGCGCCAGTCAGCCATGTGAGCTACACAAAGGACAGTCCTACAGTGTCAATGTTACATTCAACAGTG GTGTGGTAAGCCAGACGAGTACTGCAGTGGTTCACGGTGTCATTGCTGGAGTTCCTATCCCCTTCCCCATTCCCATTGAAGATGGCTGCAAGTCTGGAATCCAGTGTCCCATCCAGATGAAGCAGCAGTATCACTATTTGAACTCTCTTCCTGTGAAGTCTGAGTATCCCTCT ATAAAGCTGGTTGTGAAGTGGGAACTGAAAGACGACAACAAAAATGACTTGTTCTGCATCAATTTCCCCGTTCAGATTGTGAGCTAA
- the isca2 gene encoding iron-sulfur cluster assembly 2 homolog, mitochondrial, whose product MKMSFVRGAMISASKSKLLSFARTATLLNNPNVSQQLHRVHQPPLPLYTAGLQRFSSASAQEKPAGPSEDKVHLTESCVKRLGEIMEKGEYLRIHVEGGGCSGFQYKFSVVSNKTEDDRLFEQEGVGILVDQDSLEFVKGATLDFTQELIRSTFLVLKNPQADHGCSCGSSFSVKL is encoded by the exons ATGAAGATGTCATTCGTAAGGGGAGCTATGATATCTGCGTCAAAGTCAAAACTTCTGAGCTTTGCCAG GACAGCTACTCTCCTCAACAACCCTAATGTGAGCCAACAGTTACACCGTGTCCACCAACCCCCCCTGCCCCTTTACACAGCGGGGCTTCAGCGGTTCAGCAGCGCCTCAGCCCAGGAGAAGCCTGCGGGTCCATCTGAAGACAAAGTACACCTCACTGAGTCATGTGTTAAG AGACTCGGGGAAATCATGGAGAAGGGCGAGTACCTGAGGATACATGTGGAGGGAGGAGGCTGCTCCGGCTTCCAGTACaagttttctgttgtttctaaCAAGACTGAAGATGACAG ATTGTTTGAGCAGGAAGGAGTGGGCATTCTCGTGGATCAGGACAGCCTGGAGTTTGTGAAAGGAGCCACCTTGGACTTCACCCAGGAGCTCATCCGCTCCACCTTCCTAGTACTTAAGAATCCCCAGGCTGATCATGGCTGCTCATGTGGCAGCTCCTTCTCTGTCAAATTATAA